The DNA region CGCCGGCATGGGCGGCGTAGGCGTGATTGAAAGCCTCGCGGTAGATGTCCTGCGCGTGCGGCGGCAGATGCGAGCGGATCGAGGGCGGCAATTCGGTGCTGCTACGATACGGCATTCAACAAACCTTCGGCGGCTGCCGGAGCGATCGGCAGTTACTCTAACGTCGTCAAGCGGACACTCATTGCGCTAAATCAAAGAAAGAGGAGTTGTTCCGAGGGCTTAAGTTAAAAAAAAGCGCCGGGCACGAGGCCCGGCGCTTGCATCGAACTCTGCCGCGGTCGCTTCAGGCGGCGTTGGCCGCATGCAGCGGCGTCGGCTCCTCCGGCAGCGGTTGTTCGCGGCGCAGCGTCGCCGTTTCCCGCATCAGGCGGGAGAAGTCCTTGCGCGCGGTCTCGAGCGCGCCTTCGACCACAGCCCGCTGCATCTTCTCGCGACGAAGCGACGAGCTGAGCTCTTCGATCGTCTGTTCGGCCGCGTGCTTCTGATCGAGGAGAGCCGCTTCGAGCGTGATGATGCGCTCGTTGAGCGAGGTGATCGATTCCTCGGCGCGGGTGAGTGCGGTTTCCTTGGCCGTATAGGCGCGGGCGAGGGCGGTGCTGCGCTCCATCAACGTGTTGCGGGCTTGCTCGACCTCTTGACGTTGTGCTTCGCGGGCATAACGGTCAGCCTCGAATTCGGCGACACGTGCATGCAAGGTGTCACGTTCGCGCGCGAGTTCGGCATTGCGCCGATCGGCCTCGCGGATCTCCTCGGCGCGTCCGATGAGATGTTCACGTGCTTCGATCAGCAGCTTCTCGGTCGCGGCCGCGCGTGCCTGTAACGTCTCGAAGCGCATGCGCTGGGTCGAGAGTTCGTGCTCGTGGCGTTCGTTGCTCTCGTCGAGTGTGCCGACGAGCCGGGTGCGCTCGGCGTTCATCTCGACGAAATTGCCCTCGGTGGTGCGCAGGCGCGCTTGCGTCGCGGCCAGCGCCGTCTCGGTCTCGGCGAGCCGGCGGGCGAGCTTGGCGCCCTCCGCGCTCGATTTCTCGAATGCCGCCTGCTGCGCCTGCTTCTCGTCCTCGGCCATCATCAGCCGCTGGCGGTTGGTGGCGATCTCGCCTTCGAGCGCAATGATGCGCTTCTCGGTGGCGATCAGCCGCTCGTCGAGCCGCTTGTTCTCCTCGCGCAGAATGCGCGTCTCGCCGGTCTCCTGATTGAGACGCGCTTCGATGTCGGCGATCTGCGCGCGTCGCGTCGCGAGGT from Pseudolabrys taiwanensis includes:
- a CDS encoding ChaB family protein, translated to MPYRSSTELPPSIRSHLPPHAQDIYREAFNHAYAAHAGEIDREKRSHMIAWAAVKRSYEKVDETWVPRRS